A DNA window from Thiothrix subterranea contains the following coding sequences:
- the rpsU gene encoding 30S ribosomal protein S21, whose translation MPSVKVRDTEPFEVALRRFKRTCEKAGVVADVRAREFYEKPTSVRKRMRAAAVKRNLKRISRDLNRRVRMY comes from the coding sequence ATGCCTAGTGTAAAAGTACGTGATACCGAGCCTTTTGAAGTTGCTCTGCGCCGTTTCAAGCGCACCTGTGAAAAAGCTGGCGTTGTAGCTGACGTTCGCGCCCGTGAATTCTATGAAAAGCCTACCTCTGTACGCAAGCGTATGCGGGCAGCAGCAGTGAAGCGCAACTTGAAGCGCATTTCCCGTGACCTCAACCGTCGCGTGCGTATGTACTGA
- a CDS encoding GatB/YqeY domain-containing protein: MSLKAQITEDMKTAMRAHEKAQLGVIRLILAAIKQQEVDTRIEMDDTAVLVVLDKMTKQRRESIRQYSDAGRTDLVAQEEYELGIIQTYLPQPLSAAELDDLIQQAMAETGATSVRDMGKVMTWLKPKAQGRTDMGQVSGLIKARLGG; the protein is encoded by the coding sequence ATGAGCCTCAAGGCACAAATCACTGAAGACATGAAAACCGCCATGCGTGCGCATGAAAAGGCGCAGCTTGGTGTGATTCGTCTGATTCTCGCGGCGATTAAGCAGCAAGAAGTCGATACGCGCATCGAAATGGACGATACCGCCGTGCTGGTGGTGTTGGACAAAATGACCAAACAGCGCCGTGAATCCATCCGCCAATACAGCGATGCAGGCCGCACCGATTTGGTCGCTCAGGAAGAATACGAACTGGGTATTATCCAGACCTACCTTCCGCAACCCCTCAGTGCCGCCGAATTGGATGATCTCATCCAGCAAGCGATGGCTGAAACCGGCGCAACCTCGGTACGCGACATGGGCAAAGTCATGACCTGGCTAAAACCCAAAGCGCAAGGTCGTACCGACATGGGGCAAGTGAGCGGACTGATCAAAGCCCGTCTCGGCGGCTAA
- the hemE gene encoding uroporphyrinogen decarboxylase, protein MTDLKNDRFLRALLKQPVDTTPIWIMRQAGRYLPEYRATRARAGSFMDLCKNADLACEVTLQPLERYALDAAILFSDILTVPDAMGLGLYFSEGEGPRFTNPVQSMADIEKIGIPDPEGELQYVMNAVRTIRRELDGRVPLIGFTGSPWTLATYMVEGSSSKEFAKVKGMLYDNPKALHLLLDKLADSIILYLNAQIAAGAQAAMIFDTWGGSLTPATYREFSLRYMQKIVDGVTRENDGRKVPVILFTKGGAQWLEPMADTGCDGLGLDWTINIADARARVGDRVALQGNMDPCVLYASPEVIRQQVAAILASYGQGSGHVFNLGHGIHQHINPENVGVLVDAVHELGKQYHTAA, encoded by the coding sequence ATGACCGATCTTAAAAACGACCGTTTTTTACGCGCACTCCTGAAACAGCCCGTCGATACCACGCCCATTTGGATCATGCGTCAAGCCGGGCGTTATTTGCCTGAATACCGTGCTACCCGCGCCCGCGCTGGCAGCTTCATGGATTTGTGCAAAAATGCTGACCTTGCCTGCGAAGTCACCCTGCAACCGCTAGAGCGTTACGCGCTGGATGCGGCAATCCTGTTTTCCGACATCCTCACCGTTCCCGATGCGATGGGCTTAGGCTTGTACTTTTCGGAAGGCGAAGGCCCGCGTTTCACCAACCCCGTGCAAAGCATGGCGGATATTGAAAAGATCGGCATTCCCGACCCCGAAGGCGAATTGCAGTACGTAATGAATGCGGTACGCACCATCCGCCGTGAACTCGACGGGCGCGTGCCGTTAATCGGTTTCACAGGTAGCCCGTGGACACTCGCGACCTACATGGTGGAAGGCAGTTCCAGCAAAGAATTCGCCAAGGTAAAGGGTATGTTGTACGACAACCCCAAAGCCCTGCACTTGTTGCTGGATAAACTCGCCGACAGCATTATCCTCTACCTGAATGCGCAAATTGCCGCCGGTGCGCAAGCCGCGATGATCTTTGATACGTGGGGCGGCTCACTGACACCCGCCACTTACCGCGAATTCTCGCTGCGTTACATGCAGAAAATCGTCGATGGCGTGACCCGTGAAAATGACGGGCGCAAAGTCCCTGTCATCCTGTTCACCAAAGGCGGGGCGCAATGGCTCGAACCAATGGCGGATACGGGTTGCGATGGCTTAGGGCTGGATTGGACGATTAATATTGCCGACGCTCGCGCCCGTGTGGGTGACAGAGTGGCGTTGCAAGGCAATATGGATCCTTGTGTGCTGTATGCGTCACCGGAGGTGATTCGTCAGCAAGTCGCTGCTATTTTGGCGAGTTACGGGCAGGGTTCTGGGCATGTGTTTAATCTGGGGCATGGGATTCACCAACATATCAACCCAGAAAATGTTGGTGTACTCGTGGATGCCGTGCATGAATTGGGTAAGCAATACCACACCGCCGCCTGA
- a CDS encoding response regulator transcription factor has translation MNILILDDHPLFAEAMRQVLLRLGNHVFVQMADSVGRALAFIDSGKSYDLILLDLKLPGLDGFAFMRVLHERLVTAPLIVVSASEDRAKVQQVVAAGAMGYIPKSSDAKSMLNVIHQVMAGKPCFPATQAETIHFPARATAAPASVGISHRQFDILQLMEKGLSNKEMADTLEIAESTVKIHVSKLIAALAVHNRLACVMEAQRLGIL, from the coding sequence ATGAATATTCTGATTCTGGATGATCACCCTTTATTTGCCGAAGCGATGCGCCAAGTGTTATTGCGGCTGGGCAACCATGTGTTTGTCCAGATGGCTGACAGTGTAGGGCGGGCATTGGCGTTTATTGACAGTGGTAAAAGCTACGATTTGATTTTATTGGATTTAAAATTGCCGGGGCTGGATGGTTTTGCGTTTATGCGGGTACTGCATGAGCGGTTGGTGACAGCACCGCTGATTGTGGTGTCGGCTTCAGAAGACCGTGCCAAGGTGCAACAAGTGGTGGCGGCAGGGGCGATGGGCTACATCCCGAAATCGTCGGATGCGAAATCCATGCTCAATGTGATCCATCAAGTGATGGCGGGCAAGCCGTGTTTTCCGGCAACTCAAGCAGAAACGATCCATTTTCCTGCACGCGCCACCGCCGCACCTGCCAGTGTGGGTATTAGCCACCGCCAGTTCGATATTTTGCAGTTGATGGAAAAGGGTTTATCCAACAAAGAGATGGCGGATACCTTGGAAATCGCCGAATCCACCGTCAAGATTCACGTCTCCAAACTGATTGCGGCATTAGCCGTTCACAATCGGCTGGCGTGTGTGATGGAAGCGCAACGTTTAGGAATTCTGTAA